The Methanobacterium formicicum genome window below encodes:
- a CDS encoding ATP-binding protein: MHHLTSKLVIYKNINQDSILLRLSNICQQFESGDYVKEDLISDIYIEINRLLDISTIYGFDENLWHNYLAFVLAMTENPFTLVSEKVGVNEGTVNKLARNDFGIFKQLFDYDFSKIEKELDIDCFTIITDYDAVVKSEQIFNQSVSEKVQKLSQAIEQAKDADEVYKVVTDFYQAYGVGELGLNKAFRISTEDKSGILCPITTTNDMRLDDLVGYESQKKELVQNTEAFVEGRQANNVLLYGDAGTGKSASIKSILNQYYSQGLRMIEVYKHEFKKLPQVIDAIKNRNYRFIIYMDDLSFEEFEIEYKYLKAVMEGGLEAKPENVLIYATSNRRHLIRETWSDRSDMADDELHRSETVNEKLSLAARFGVTIGYYTPQREEYFNIVTTLARRHPEIKLTDEELIAEAGKWEMRHGGISGRTAQQFIDYLIGAVDLS; the protein is encoded by the coding sequence ATGCATCATTTGACATCTAAATTGGTGATTTACAAAAATATCAACCAGGATAGCATCTTGTTAAGGCTATCTAATATCTGCCAACAATTTGAATCAGGGGATTATGTAAAGGAAGACCTGATTTCAGATATTTACATCGAAATTAATCGGCTTCTGGATATTTCAACAATTTATGGCTTTGATGAAAATCTGTGGCACAATTACCTGGCCTTTGTTCTGGCCATGACTGAAAACCCCTTTACCCTGGTTTCGGAAAAAGTGGGGGTCAATGAAGGCACGGTAAATAAACTTGCCCGGAACGATTTTGGTATCTTTAAGCAATTGTTTGACTATGACTTTTCTAAAATAGAAAAAGAACTGGACATTGACTGCTTTACGATTATCACTGATTACGATGCAGTGGTGAAAAGTGAACAGATTTTCAACCAGAGTGTGAGTGAAAAGGTTCAGAAACTCAGTCAGGCTATTGAACAGGCTAAAGATGCCGATGAGGTATATAAAGTCGTTACCGACTTCTACCAAGCATACGGAGTGGGAGAATTGGGATTAAATAAAGCTTTTCGTATTTCAACGGAAGATAAGTCCGGAATCCTTTGCCCCATAACCACCACTAACGATATGCGCCTGGATGACCTGGTGGGTTATGAATCCCAAAAGAAAGAACTGGTGCAGAATACAGAAGCCTTCGTGGAAGGGCGCCAAGCCAACAATGTTCTTCTCTATGGAGATGCCGGCACTGGTAAATCTGCCAGCATAAAGTCCATTCTTAATCAGTACTACAGTCAGGGCCTGCGCATGATTGAGGTCTATAAACATGAATTTAAAAAACTGCCCCAGGTCATTGACGCCATAAAAAACAGAAATTACCGTTTCATAATCTATATGGATGATCTGTCCTTTGAAGAGTTCGAAATTGAGTATAAATATTTGAAGGCAGTTATGGAGGGGGGTCTGGAGGCCAAACCGGAAAACGTGCTCATCTATGCCACCTCCAACCGGCGTCATTTGATCCGGGAAACCTGGAGTGATCGTTCGGACATGGCCGATGATGAACTGCATCGCTCGGAGACTGTGAATGAAAAACTATCCCTGGCCGCCCGGTTCGGGGTGACCATTGGTTACTACACTCCTCAAAGGGAAGAATATTTTAATATAGTTACCACTCTGGCCCGACGACACCCTGAAATTAAACTTACCGATGAAGAACTAATAGCAGAAGCCGGTAAATGGGAAATGCGTCATGGTGGAATCTCAGGGCGTACAGCCCAGCAGTTTATTGATTACCTGATTGGAGCGGTTGATCTATCCTGA